Genomic segment of Umezawaea sp. Da 62-37:
GGCGGTGAACCGCGGCGAACTCACCGCCGCGCTCATCCCGAGCCCCGAGGCGGTCGACGGCGTCCGCCCCATCGACCCCACGCTGGCCAAGGAGATCATCGTCCGCGAGCCGATCTGGCTCGCCCTGCCCCGCGAACACGCGCTCGCCCGCCGCACCACCGTCAGCCGCAGGCACATGGCCGCGCTCAGCTGGGTGCAGCACGTCCAGGGCCACTGGTTCCACCCGGTCGAGGAGCACCTGTTCCGCAAACTCGACCACCCGACCCCCGAGGTGCTGCACTACGCGGGCGGCCACGCCGAGGCCATGGCCTGGGTCCGCGACGCGGGCGCCGCCGCGCTCGCCACCCCGACCGGCTCCACCGCCGACGTCAGCCTCGTCGCCATCACCGAGCCCCTGCGCAGCAGGCTGCTGCTCGTCTGGCGCCCCGGCTCGATCCACCCGAACACCCTGCGCCAGCTGATCGACGCGCTGCGCCGCTACTACTGCGACTACGCCCGCACCATCCCGCGCTA
This window contains:
- a CDS encoding LysR family transcriptional regulator, whose translation is MHLEIRHARVVMTLAEAGSISKAAAKLSLPQPSLTAQLRRIEKAVGGDLFVRSAFGITPTPLGERLIPMLADLATRADAVVAEASSLASGILRFGNAEWTPVTLRRALQASLPSVEVQTVTLDPALSIEAVNRGELTAALIPSPEAVDGVRPIDPTLAKEIIVREPIWLALPREHALARRTTVSRRHMAALSWVQHVQGHWFHPVEEHLFRKLDHPTPEVLHYAGGHAEAMAWVRDAGAAALATPTGSTADVSLVAITEPLRSRLLLVWRPGSIHPNTLRQLIDALRRYYCDYARTIPRYWNWMTERPTDFPELANFLPRPGRWWPRDPGDAQPHSAS